A portion of the Streptomyces sp. NBC_01335 genome contains these proteins:
- a CDS encoding anti-sigma regulatory factor produces MSQIAGEPGNQDFVEVRLPAAGAYLSVLRTATAGLAARLDFTLDEIEDLRIAVDEACAILLQQAVPGSVLSCVFRLVDDSLEVTVSAPTTDGRAPERDTFAWTVLAALAGKVESTVADDRTVSISLHKQRGAGPGPA; encoded by the coding sequence GTGTCCCAGATCGCAGGCGAACCCGGGAACCAGGACTTCGTGGAGGTCCGGCTGCCCGCTGCGGGTGCCTACCTGTCGGTGCTGCGTACGGCCACGGCCGGCCTCGCGGCGCGCTTGGACTTCACTCTCGACGAGATCGAGGACCTCCGCATCGCGGTCGACGAGGCCTGCGCGATCCTGCTCCAGCAGGCCGTGCCGGGATCCGTCCTCAGCTGCGTGTTCCGGCTGGTGGACGACTCCCTCGAAGTGACCGTGTCGGCCCCGACCACGGACGGCCGGGCACCGGAGCGCGACACCTTCGCGTGGACGGTGCTCGCCGCGCTGGCCGGCAAGGTCGAGTCCACGGTCGCCGACGACCGGACGGTCAGCATCAGCCTCCACAAACAACGCGGCGCGGGACCCGGGCCGGCGTGA
- a CDS encoding UBP-type zinc finger domain-containing protein — MSECPHVSELPHPEPTPLSDTCVECRDAGTHPVQLRLCLTCGHVGCCDSSPLRHGTGHARESGHPVVRSFEPGESWRWCYEDGSIV, encoded by the coding sequence ATGAGTGAGTGCCCGCACGTATCCGAACTGCCCCACCCCGAACCGACCCCGCTCAGTGACACCTGCGTGGAGTGCAGGGACGCCGGAACGCACCCGGTGCAACTGCGACTCTGCCTGACCTGCGGGCACGTCGGCTGCTGCGATTCGTCGCCGCTCAGGCACGGAACGGGACACGCCCGGGAGAGCGGCCACCCCGTGGTGCGGAGCTTCGAGCCGGGCGAGAGCTGGCGCTGGTGCTACGAGGACGGTTCGATCGTCTGA
- a CDS encoding Na+/H+ antiporter, with translation MDALPLVALVAASAAVAGAARRTPVPAPLLLVAVGLLAAYLPGVPPYTLDAHIVLPLLLPPLLYTAAVDSSYLDLRANARPVALLSVGYVLFATLAVGWLAYLLVPDLPLPAALVLGAVIAPPDAVTAAAIARRVGLPARVTTILQGESLVNDATAITAYKVALAAAVGAGMSWGEGVREFLLASVGGILVGLLLMVPLHWLRTHLKEALLQNTLSLLIPFVAYAAAERVHASGVLAVVVVALYLGHRSWQVDFATRLQEAAVWKMVAFVLESAVFALIGLQMPFVLRGLGTYAVWDAVRYAVAVFVAVVVVRFLWVYPSTYLPRRLSSRIREREPETNWTSPLIVGWAGMRGVVSLAIAFSIPTFTEDGEHFPARNLVLFLTFTTVIGTLVIQGLSLPLLVRLLKLPGPDPHAQTLAEAQAQSEASTAAEQRLDDLLADERNSLPGPLADRLRTVMERRRNAVWERLGAANPLTGESADDTYRRLSRDMIEAEREVFVRLRDDRRIDDEMLRTLLRRLDLEEAAAYRESDAD, from the coding sequence ATGGACGCATTGCCCCTGGTCGCACTGGTCGCGGCCAGTGCGGCGGTAGCCGGAGCCGCGCGGCGCACCCCGGTGCCCGCCCCGCTGCTGCTGGTAGCCGTGGGACTACTGGCCGCCTACCTGCCGGGGGTGCCCCCGTACACGCTCGACGCGCACATCGTGCTGCCGCTGCTGCTGCCGCCCCTGCTGTACACCGCCGCCGTGGACAGCTCCTACCTGGACCTGCGGGCCAACGCCCGGCCCGTCGCGCTGCTGTCGGTCGGGTACGTGCTGTTCGCCACGCTCGCGGTCGGCTGGCTCGCCTATCTTCTGGTGCCGGACCTGCCGTTGCCCGCCGCCCTGGTGCTCGGCGCGGTCATCGCCCCGCCCGACGCCGTGACCGCCGCCGCCATCGCGCGCCGGGTCGGCCTGCCCGCCCGGGTCACCACCATCCTCCAGGGCGAGTCCCTGGTGAACGACGCCACCGCGATCACCGCCTACAAGGTGGCCCTGGCCGCCGCCGTGGGCGCCGGGATGAGCTGGGGCGAAGGGGTACGGGAGTTCCTGCTCGCCTCGGTGGGCGGCATCCTCGTCGGCCTGCTGCTGATGGTCCCGCTGCACTGGCTGCGCACCCACCTCAAGGAGGCGCTGCTGCAGAACACCCTCTCCCTGCTGATCCCCTTCGTCGCCTACGCGGCGGCCGAGCGGGTGCACGCCTCCGGAGTGCTCGCCGTGGTCGTCGTCGCCCTCTACCTCGGACACCGGTCCTGGCAGGTCGACTTCGCCACCCGGCTCCAGGAGGCCGCCGTCTGGAAGATGGTCGCGTTCGTACTGGAATCGGCCGTCTTCGCCCTCATCGGGCTCCAGATGCCCTTCGTGCTGCGGGGCCTGGGCACCTACGCCGTGTGGGACGCCGTGCGGTACGCCGTCGCGGTCTTCGTCGCCGTCGTCGTCGTCCGCTTCCTCTGGGTCTACCCCTCCACCTACCTGCCCCGCCGGCTCTCCTCCCGCATCAGGGAACGCGAGCCGGAGACCAACTGGACCTCGCCGCTGATCGTCGGCTGGGCCGGGATGCGCGGGGTCGTCTCCCTCGCCATCGCCTTCTCCATCCCAACCTTCACCGAGGACGGCGAGCACTTCCCCGCCCGCAACCTGGTGCTCTTCCTGACCTTCACCACCGTCATCGGCACCCTGGTCATCCAGGGGCTCTCCCTGCCGCTGCTGGTCCGCCTGCTGAAGCTGCCCGGCCCCGACCCGCACGCCCAGACGCTCGCCGAGGCGCAGGCCCAGAGCGAGGCCTCCACGGCGGCCGAACAACGGCTGGACGACCTCCTCGCGGACGAGCGCAACAGCCTCCCCGGCCCCCTCGCCGACCGGCTGCGCACGGTCATGGAACGCCGCCGCAACGCCGTCTGGGAGCGTCTCGGTGCCGCCAACCCGCTCACCGGCGAGTCCGCCGACGACACCTACCGCCGGCTCTCCCGCGACATGATCGAGGCCGAGCGCGAGGTCTTCGTACGCCTCCGCGACGACCGCCGCATCGACGACGAGATGCTCCGCACCCTGCTGCGCCGCCTCGACCTCGAAGAGGCCGCCGCCTACCGGGAGTCGGACGCCGACTGA
- a CDS encoding 1-aminocyclopropane-1-carboxylate deaminase/D-cysteine desulfhydrase, whose product MPSPLVEVDDERFARQGVTLLLKRDDLIHPDLPGNKWRKLAPNLADGDGRPVLTFGGAYSNHLRATAAAGRLLGFATVGVVRGDELAGRPLNPSLARCAADGMRLHFVDRGTYRAKDDPRVLAALLDRFGDARVIPEGGSNARAAQGCTELGRELRGRTEVAAVACGTGGTLAGLAAGLDPGQRALGVAVLRGGFLTDAVRGLQREAFDGPAGRWSVEDRFTFGGYARTTPELHAFADDFEYRHGLPVERIYVAKLLYALVRLAAEGAYTPGARVTAVITGRPEPEPEPEPVPVPEREPEPGA is encoded by the coding sequence CTGCCCTCCCCGCTGGTGGAGGTGGACGACGAGCGGTTCGCCCGGCAAGGGGTGACGCTGCTGCTCAAGCGGGACGACCTGATCCACCCGGACCTGCCGGGCAACAAGTGGCGCAAGCTGGCCCCCAACCTCGCGGACGGCGACGGGCGCCCGGTGCTGACCTTCGGCGGGGCGTACTCGAACCATCTGCGGGCGACCGCCGCCGCCGGGCGGCTGCTGGGCTTCGCCACCGTCGGGGTCGTACGCGGCGACGAACTCGCCGGCCGCCCGCTGAACCCCTCGCTCGCCCGGTGCGCGGCGGACGGGATGCGGCTGCACTTCGTGGACCGGGGGACGTACCGCGCGAAGGACGATCCCCGGGTGCTGGCCGCGCTGCTGGACCGCTTCGGGGACGCGCGGGTCATTCCGGAGGGCGGCAGCAACGCCCGGGCCGCACAGGGCTGTACGGAGCTCGGACGCGAGCTGCGGGGGCGTACCGAGGTCGCGGCCGTGGCCTGCGGCACCGGCGGCACCCTGGCGGGCTTGGCGGCCGGCCTGGACCCCGGCCAACGGGCCCTCGGCGTCGCGGTGCTGCGCGGCGGCTTCCTCACCGACGCGGTGCGGGGCCTCCAGCGCGAGGCGTTCGACGGCCCGGCCGGGCGGTGGTCGGTGGAGGACCGCTTCACCTTCGGCGGCTACGCCCGTACGACCCCGGAACTCCACGCCTTCGCCGACGACTTCGAGTACCGGCACGGGCTGCCGGTCGAGCGGATCTACGTGGCGAAGCTGCTGTACGCGCTGGTCCGGCTGGCCGCGGAGGGCGCGTACACCCCGGGCGCCCGGGTGACCGCGGTGATCACCGGACGCCCGGAGCCCGAACCGGAGCCCGAGCCGGTGCCGGTGCCGGAACGGGAGCCGGAGCCCGGGGCATAG